One window of the Kaistia defluvii genome contains the following:
- a CDS encoding MBL fold metallo-hydrolase, whose amino-acid sequence MNGPSNGRLSRRQFCLCCVSAGGLAATGAWLSPRQAFAEARNLVDGFRDDAARARISVHKLRHGISVLEGSGGNIAVLTGMDGKVFVDAGITGTRTRILDAANSLSREPITTLINTHWHFDHTDGNEWISSQGASIIAHQNTQKHLLSAQRVEDWDFTFPASPLPAIPTRIFSDSEQITLNKQNIVLRHYGPAHTDSDISVVFSEADILHCGDTFWNGLYPFIDYSTGGNIDGMIAAANANVASAGKGTIVIPGHGPSAASRSDLVEYRDMLTAIRDNVAALKQKGLDVEQTIAAAPTKKFDPKWGNAVISPAFFTRLVYEGV is encoded by the coding sequence ATGAACGGACCATCAAACGGTAGACTGTCGCGTCGCCAGTTTTGTCTCTGCTGCGTTTCTGCCGGAGGCCTGGCGGCGACAGGGGCGTGGCTCTCTCCACGCCAAGCCTTCGCCGAAGCCCGCAATCTGGTCGACGGGTTCCGGGATGATGCAGCCAGGGCTCGCATCTCCGTCCACAAGTTGAGGCATGGCATCTCGGTGCTCGAAGGCTCCGGCGGCAATATTGCCGTTTTGACGGGAATGGACGGAAAGGTCTTCGTGGATGCAGGCATCACGGGTACACGGACCCGGATCCTCGACGCAGCGAACTCATTGAGCCGGGAACCGATCACGACTTTGATCAACACCCATTGGCATTTCGATCACACCGACGGGAACGAGTGGATCAGTTCGCAGGGCGCTTCCATCATCGCGCACCAAAATACCCAGAAGCACCTGCTCTCCGCCCAGCGGGTCGAGGATTGGGATTTCACTTTTCCCGCTTCGCCTCTTCCAGCGATTCCGACCAGGATATTCTCTGATAGCGAGCAGATCACGCTAAACAAGCAGAACATCGTGTTGCGGCACTACGGGCCGGCGCATACGGACAGCGACATATCGGTGGTCTTCTCCGAAGCAGATATTCTGCACTGCGGAGACACATTCTGGAACGGTCTATATCCTTTCATCGACTATTCGACCGGAGGCAACATCGATGGGATGATTGCGGCTGCCAACGCGAATGTTGCGTCGGCGGGCAAAGGAACCATCGTAATCCCTGGTCACGGTCCGTCGGCAGCGAGCAGGAGCGATCTTGTCGAATACCGGGACATGCTTACGGCCATTCGCGATAACGTCGCGGCGCTGAAGCAAAAGGGTCTGGACGTCGAACAAACGATAGCCGCGGCGCCCACGAAGAAATTCGATCCCAAATGGGGGAATGCGGTGATCTCGCCCGCCTTCTTCACGCGTCTTGTCTACGAAGGCGTATAG
- a CDS encoding carboxymuconolactone decarboxylase family protein translates to MHMIDWNGYRQQVLAGVGGLGKITPDTTRGYAMLGGAGAKTGHLDAKTRELIALACAVTLRCDGCITVHIKAAIGYGATKEEIAEALGVAISLNAGAALVYSTRAMDAFDALDEA, encoded by the coding sequence ATGCATATGATCGATTGGAATGGCTATCGTCAGCAGGTACTGGCAGGAGTAGGTGGGCTCGGCAAGATTACGCCTGACACCACGCGCGGCTACGCGATGCTCGGCGGCGCCGGTGCAAAGACAGGCCATCTCGACGCCAAGACGCGCGAACTCATAGCGCTCGCCTGTGCCGTCACCCTACGCTGTGACGGCTGCATAACAGTCCATATCAAGGCGGCCATCGGCTACGGCGCGACCAAAGAGGAAATTGCCGAGGCGCTGGGCGTCGCCATCAGCCTGAACGCCGGCGCAGCTCTTGTCTATTCGACCCGTGCAATGGACGCATTCGACGCGCTCGACGAGGCGTGA
- a CDS encoding serine hydrolase produces the protein MGKAWRYAAVAAVFGLGCVGALAEPVSRDKVLAALPRLDAMAQQLVANRAVPGLAIAVVHENQIVFLKGFGLREMGKAEAVDPDTVFQIASLSKPVSATVVAALVSDGVVEWDGKIADLDPAFRWHDAYPSAEVTLRDLFAHRSGLPGGAGNDIEAIGFDRDTVMHRLRLVPPSSSFRAGYAYSNAGLTAGALAAAKPTGQSWEAVAETRLFQPLGMTSTSARHADFVARADRAALHVDIGDGWEAKVTRDADVQAPAGGVSSSARDLAQWMRLELANGQWNGQRRIGADALAATHEPLMSRGKNPVTGATTFYGLGWNVEFGRHGLSWGHAGAFSAGARTLVQLYPDASLGILVLANAFPTGAPEGLADSYFDWVFDGSLRQDWLGAWNGLFASLFGPAIEAAKAAYAEPPQPSTPALPLSAYAGRYRNAYVGDAVLAEADGKLTLSLGPEGQHRLPLTHFDRDQFLAYAAPEMPDMPSAVRFAVGPAGKAEAVTIEFLDDNHLGTLVRVAD, from the coding sequence ATGGGCAAGGCTTGGCGATATGCGGCGGTCGCAGCCGTCTTTGGGTTGGGATGCGTCGGGGCGCTGGCCGAGCCGGTTTCTCGCGACAAGGTTTTGGCGGCGCTGCCGCGCCTGGATGCCATGGCGCAGCAACTCGTTGCCAATCGCGCCGTCCCAGGCCTTGCCATCGCCGTGGTGCACGAGAACCAGATCGTGTTTCTGAAAGGCTTCGGTTTGCGCGAGATGGGCAAGGCGGAGGCCGTGGATCCGGACACGGTGTTCCAGATCGCCTCGCTCTCCAAGCCGGTTTCGGCCACGGTCGTCGCGGCCCTGGTCAGCGACGGCGTCGTCGAATGGGACGGCAAGATCGCCGATCTCGATCCCGCTTTCCGCTGGCACGACGCCTATCCGAGCGCCGAGGTGACGTTGCGCGATCTCTTCGCCCATCGCAGCGGCCTGCCGGGCGGCGCCGGCAATGATATCGAGGCGATCGGATTCGACCGCGATACGGTGATGCACCGGCTTCGCCTCGTGCCGCCGTCGTCGAGCTTTCGCGCCGGTTATGCCTATAGCAATGCCGGCCTGACGGCGGGGGCGCTGGCGGCGGCCAAGCCGACCGGCCAATCCTGGGAAGCGGTCGCCGAAACGCGGCTCTTCCAGCCGCTCGGCATGACGTCGACCAGCGCCCGCCATGCCGATTTCGTGGCCCGCGCCGATCGCGCCGCGCTGCATGTCGATATTGGCGATGGCTGGGAAGCGAAGGTGACGCGCGATGCCGACGTGCAGGCGCCGGCCGGCGGCGTCAGCTCAAGCGCGCGTGACCTTGCCCAGTGGATGCGGCTGGAACTCGCCAACGGCCAATGGAACGGGCAGAGGCGGATCGGCGCCGATGCGCTTGCCGCCACGCACGAGCCGCTGATGTCCCGCGGCAAGAACCCCGTCACCGGGGCGACCACGTTCTACGGGCTCGGATGGAACGTCGAATTCGGCCGCCACGGCCTGAGCTGGGGCCATGCCGGCGCCTTCAGCGCCGGGGCGCGCACGCTGGTCCAGCTCTATCCGGATGCGTCGCTCGGCATCCTCGTCCTGGCCAATGCCTTTCCCACCGGCGCGCCGGAGGGCCTCGCTGACAGCTATTTCGACTGGGTTTTCGACGGCTCCTTGCGGCAGGATTGGCTCGGCGCCTGGAACGGCCTGTTCGCCAGCCTGTTTGGCCCGGCGATCGAGGCCGCGAAGGCGGCCTATGCCGAGCCGCCGCAGCCATCGACCCCGGCGCTGCCGCTCTCCGCCTATGCCGGGCGCTATCGCAACGCCTATGTCGGCGACGCGGTGCTCGCGGAGGCGGACGGCAAGCTGACCCTGTCGCTCGGCCCCGAGGGCCAGCACCGTCTGCCGCTCACCCATTTCGACCGTGACCAGTTCCTCGCCTATGCGGCGCCGGAGATGCCCGACATGCCCTCCGCCGTCCGCTTTGCCGTCGGCCCCGCCGGCAAGGCCGAGGCGGTGACGATCGAATTCCTCGACGACAACCATCTGGGCACGCTCGTTCGCGTCGCCGACTGA
- a CDS encoding sensor histidine kinase: MQHTETTSSHIAEYNSGQEEQWQLKESGIVHDLGNLIQVASSALSLVTRDASVMATPALQPLLIGASTALQRAGVLVRETLTRNRCEPCKLELTDVAECLREISALVKGACDSTVVVEIHAGNNLPAVSCDHQALQNAILNLVFNARDAMPDGGLITIDAALGAPTSDAQVELTVRDTGVGMSSETARRAFDLFFTTKGNGIGGVGLAMVKHFVDTCGGRVDIDSRLGTGTIVILRLPVARPEFNGTRL; encoded by the coding sequence TTGCAACACACCGAAACGACATCCAGCCATATCGCCGAGTACAATTCGGGTCAGGAGGAGCAATGGCAACTGAAAGAGTCAGGCATCGTCCATGATCTGGGCAATCTCATCCAGGTTGCGTCGTCGGCTCTGAGCCTCGTCACCCGTGATGCCTCCGTCATGGCAACTCCGGCTCTGCAGCCTCTCCTGATTGGAGCCAGCACGGCGCTACAGCGAGCCGGAGTGCTGGTTCGCGAAACGCTCACCCGAAACCGATGTGAGCCTTGCAAGCTTGAGCTGACGGATGTTGCTGAGTGTCTCCGCGAGATTTCAGCCCTGGTCAAAGGCGCCTGTGATTCGACCGTCGTTGTGGAGATCCATGCTGGAAACAACTTGCCCGCCGTCAGTTGCGATCACCAGGCTCTGCAGAACGCCATCCTGAATCTGGTATTTAACGCTCGCGATGCCATGCCGGATGGTGGGTTGATCACGATCGACGCCGCCTTGGGGGCGCCGACGTCGGACGCCCAGGTAGAGCTGACGGTTCGGGATACAGGCGTGGGAATGTCATCGGAGACGGCGCGAAGAGCCTTCGATCTGTTTTTCACCACCAAGGGGAATGGCATTGGCGGTGTTGGTCTCGCTATGGTGAAGCACTTTGTGGATACCTGCGGAGGCCGCGTCGATATTGATAGCAGGCTCGGCACCGGCACAATCGTCATTCTGCGACTGCCGGTGGCCCGCCCCGAATTCAATGGTACCCGGCTGTGA
- a CDS encoding nitrile hydratase yields the protein MSTEDFVSRLPNDIGGFEAGSVLRVEHALEPWEKRCHALADVLDFRKIINTEEKRKGVEALGEALIGKLPYYERWIVAFANIAFTKGILTPTELAEKMAEVEARHPASRGAAS from the coding sequence ATGAGCACCGAGGATTTTGTAAGTCGACTTCCCAACGATATCGGCGGCTTCGAGGCTGGTTCCGTCCTGCGGGTCGAGCATGCGCTCGAACCCTGGGAGAAGCGCTGCCATGCACTCGCCGACGTGCTGGACTTCAGGAAGATCATCAACACCGAGGAGAAGCGCAAGGGCGTCGAGGCGCTCGGCGAAGCCTTGATCGGCAAGCTCCCATACTACGAGCGGTGGATCGTCGCCTTCGCCAATATCGCTTTCACCAAGGGAATCCTGACACCGACAGAGCTTGCCGAGAAAATGGCCGAAGTCGAGGCCCGGCACCCTGCAAGTCGGGGCGCAGCAAGTTGA
- a CDS encoding SH3-like domain-containing protein, with translation MLLPALERLVPAVGDHPSFEVGEEVRVLDRNPIGHYRVPTYLRGAQATVVRIIRPAMIDNEQEGYGRNAGDRRHYYRIAVPLVRLWPQYVGSPSDELRIEVFETWLERL, from the coding sequence ATGCTGTTACCCGCACTGGAACGGCTTGTTCCGGCCGTTGGCGATCATCCCTCATTCGAGGTCGGAGAGGAGGTACGCGTACTCGATCGAAATCCGATCGGCCATTACCGCGTGCCGACCTATCTCCGGGGTGCCCAGGCGACCGTCGTGCGCATTATCCGGCCTGCCATGATCGACAACGAGCAGGAGGGATATGGGCGCAATGCAGGTGACCGCCGCCACTACTACCGCATAGCTGTCCCGCTCGTGCGCCTTTGGCCTCAATACGTCGGCTCCCCCAGCGATGAACTGCGGATTGAGGTTTTCGAAACCTGGTTGGAGCGTCTGTAA
- a CDS encoding aquaporin, producing the protein MALHRRATAEGVGTLLLVLAASAGGIAAQKSYGVEPGLVRLTLALVLAGALVSLIVAFGHVSGGHFNPLITALQWLARERSGTCALAYVLAQLGGGLAGGAIGAWLWHATSKPVAGLRWEGFASETVASAGLMLVVFGCMRGSRTETGPFAVGAWLLAAILATPTTSYANPAVVLGALVSAGPVSLGLSSALPFILAQMLGALGAFALVAVIFPKAPRRT; encoded by the coding sequence GTGGCTCTCCATCGGAGAGCCACTGCGGAGGGGGTGGGCACGCTGCTGCTTGTCCTGGCAGCCAGCGCCGGCGGCATCGCCGCCCAGAAAAGCTACGGCGTCGAGCCCGGTCTGGTGCGGCTTACTCTGGCGTTGGTGCTCGCGGGGGCGCTGGTCTCTTTGATCGTGGCGTTCGGGCATGTGTCGGGCGGCCACTTCAATCCCCTTATCACGGCACTTCAGTGGCTTGCCCGCGAACGTTCCGGAACCTGCGCACTTGCCTATGTGCTCGCCCAACTGGGGGGCGGCCTAGCCGGCGGCGCGATCGGAGCCTGGCTCTGGCACGCGACGTCGAAACCGGTGGCCGGATTGCGCTGGGAAGGATTTGCCAGCGAGACGGTAGCGAGCGCGGGCCTCATGCTGGTCGTCTTCGGCTGCATGCGCGGCAGTCGAACGGAAACCGGGCCGTTTGCCGTCGGCGCCTGGCTTTTGGCGGCGATTTTGGCGACGCCGACCACTTCCTATGCCAATCCTGCGGTCGTGCTCGGCGCGCTGGTATCCGCCGGCCCCGTATCGCTCGGTCTGTCATCTGCCCTGCCATTTATCCTGGCCCAGATGCTCGGCGCACTTGGTGCGTTTGCGCTGGTCGCCGTGATCTTTCCCAAGGCGCCCCGCCGAACCTGA
- a CDS encoding SDR family NAD(P)-dependent oxidoreductase, producing MSNQGTALVTGASSGIGAVYADRLARRGFDLTLVARNTDRLEVAAKRITNETGRLVRVVTADLTDAASLHRVEGLIRSDPALTLLVNNAGFGAVAPLMESDIDRMERMVDLNVTALMRLTNAAVPGFVGRGKGAIINISSIAAVAPEILNGVYGGTKAFVLAFSQSLQHELGAKGIRVQAVLPGGTATEFWDIAGNGDYGRSARAMSPEQMVDAALVGFDRGELVTIPSLQDGALWDEFQSQRRRLAADFAHSKPGARYIASA from the coding sequence ATGTCCAACCAGGGAACTGCGCTTGTCACCGGCGCCTCCAGCGGGATCGGCGCTGTTTACGCCGATCGGCTCGCACGAAGGGGGTTCGACCTCACGCTCGTCGCGCGCAACACCGACCGCCTCGAAGTCGCAGCCAAGCGCATCACGAACGAGACCGGTCGGCTGGTTCGCGTCGTCACCGCGGATCTTACGGACGCCGCGAGCCTGCACCGCGTTGAAGGTCTTATCCGAAGTGATCCCGCGCTCACGCTCCTGGTCAACAATGCCGGCTTCGGCGCCGTCGCCCCGCTGATGGAGTCTGATATCGACCGAATGGAACGGATGGTTGATCTCAATGTCACGGCCTTGATGCGCCTAACCAACGCCGCTGTGCCCGGCTTCGTTGGACGGGGCAAAGGCGCGATCATCAACATTTCGTCGATCGCGGCCGTCGCTCCCGAGATTCTCAATGGCGTCTACGGTGGCACAAAGGCCTTCGTTCTGGCCTTTTCCCAGTCCCTGCAGCACGAACTGGGAGCGAAGGGGATCCGCGTGCAGGCGGTTCTGCCGGGTGGGACCGCGACCGAATTCTGGGACATCGCCGGCAACGGCGACTATGGCCGCAGCGCGCGAGCCATGAGCCCCGAACAGATGGTCGATGCCGCCCTTGTCGGCTTCGACCGGGGCGAATTGGTCACCATCCCCTCCCTGCAGGATGGCGCGCTCTGGGATGAATTTCAGTCGCAACGGCGGCGGCTAGCCGCCGATTTCGCTCATTCCAAACCCGGCGCCCGCTACATCGCTTCAGCCTGA
- a CDS encoding nitrile hydratase subunit alpha gives MSEPHDHDHGHDHDHSHDDHSHEALDAGSVPGYYEVMETAMRELLIAKGIISANDIRHQIEVLDSRTPALGAAVVARAWSDASFRARLLADGRAGCEELGISFYDDTQLIVLENTHQVHNLIVCTLCSCYPRPVLGLPPDWYKLKPYRARAVSEPRLVLSEFGTFIPDDVEIRVSDSTAVIRYLVLPMRPPGTDGWSEEQLAAIVTRDAMIGVIPVTLPVESLR, from the coding sequence ATGTCTGAGCCCCATGACCACGACCATGGCCACGACCATGATCACTCCCACGACGATCATTCTCATGAAGCCCTCGATGCAGGGTCGGTACCGGGATACTACGAGGTGATGGAGACGGCGATGCGGGAACTCCTGATCGCCAAGGGCATCATTTCTGCCAACGATATCCGTCACCAGATCGAGGTACTGGATTCCCGCACCCCGGCACTGGGCGCGGCGGTGGTTGCAAGGGCCTGGAGCGATGCTTCGTTCCGCGCGCGACTTCTTGCCGACGGTCGTGCCGGATGTGAGGAACTCGGCATCAGCTTCTATGATGATACGCAGTTGATCGTGCTGGAGAACACCCATCAGGTCCATAACCTGATCGTCTGCACGCTCTGCTCCTGCTATCCGCGTCCTGTCCTCGGCCTGCCGCCGGATTGGTACAAGCTCAAACCCTATCGGGCCCGAGCGGTGAGCGAGCCGCGCCTCGTCCTGTCCGAGTTCGGTACGTTCATCCCCGACGACGTCGAGATCAGGGTCAGCGACTCCACTGCCGTAATCCGGTACCTCGTCCTGCCGATGCGCCCGCCAGGCACGGATGGTTGGTCGGAGGAGCAACTCGCCGCGATTGTCACGCGCGACGCCATGATCGGTGTCATCCCCGTCACCCTGCCCGTGGAGAGCCTTCGATGA
- a CDS encoding NmrA family NAD(P)-binding protein: MAVPLESPPLFRNLPIYLFTQEPIPTFTARLVVIRFSFNGSFQTSKASSMSSPSFQSGRLRIAVAGASGRVGTALVASLSGDSVDVVALTRDPTNRRLPAGIETAAVDFDIASTLSEALVGIDRLFISHGTSDRQVANEIAIIDAAVAVGVPHIVKLSAMGPPTRLHPFDWHMKIEAHLAAQDIGFTALRPGTFVDTLARAGGPVASDTWGGTAGSGRVNLIDTRDIAEVARVALLEDQFLQSQRAYHLTGPTAVSMPEVAEELSRLLGRPVEYRHRSIAEHRQALIGSGVSEMLADLILGLDRLFKESVMAESTATFSELTGQNPRSVADWLTDNLSLFQTKPQPVAVT; this comes from the coding sequence ATGGCCGTGCCCCTTGAGAGTCCGCCCCTCTTCCGGAATCTTCCCATCTACCTTTTCACACAGGAACCCATACCAACGTTCACTGCCCGTCTGGTGGTCATTCGCTTTAGCTTCAACGGATCGTTCCAAACCAGCAAGGCGAGCAGCATGTCTAGTCCCTCTTTCCAATCCGGCCGATTGCGCATCGCTGTGGCCGGCGCGTCCGGTCGGGTCGGCACCGCGCTCGTCGCGAGCCTATCTGGCGACTCCGTGGACGTGGTTGCGCTGACGCGGGATCCGACGAATCGCCGACTGCCTGCAGGAATCGAAACGGCTGCAGTGGACTTCGACATCGCCTCGACCCTTTCAGAAGCCCTAGTTGGTATTGATCGGCTCTTCATCTCGCACGGCACGTCAGACCGGCAGGTCGCCAACGAAATCGCGATCATCGATGCGGCAGTCGCTGTCGGCGTGCCGCACATCGTCAAACTCTCCGCGATGGGCCCCCCGACCCGGCTCCATCCATTCGACTGGCACATGAAGATTGAAGCGCATCTCGCGGCCCAGGACATCGGCTTTACCGCACTCCGCCCCGGCACGTTTGTAGATACCCTCGCCCGCGCGGGTGGTCCGGTTGCATCCGACACGTGGGGTGGGACGGCGGGTAGCGGGCGCGTCAATCTGATCGACACGCGCGACATTGCCGAGGTGGCGCGCGTTGCTCTCTTGGAAGATCAGTTCCTGCAATCGCAACGAGCCTACCATCTGACCGGACCAACCGCGGTAAGCATGCCGGAGGTCGCTGAAGAGCTGTCACGACTGCTCGGTCGCCCGGTCGAGTATCGTCATCGGTCGATCGCCGAACACCGTCAGGCCCTGATTGGGTCCGGGGTAAGCGAAATGTTGGCGGATCTGATTTTGGGGCTGGACCGCCTGTTCAAGGAGTCCGTCATGGCCGAGTCGACGGCCACCTTTTCGGAACTCACCGGGCAAAACCCACGATCCGTCGCCGACTGGCTGACCGATAATCTCTCGCTATTCCAGACGAAGCCGCAGCCCGTCGCGGTCACGTAA
- the opgC gene encoding OpgC domain-containing protein: MIAQFGQRFSTPAQYALTCLFALPCFALRLQWPWHSFSFFLFAPAVLLGAALFGKGPAILATVLTAVFTVFFWIEPIYTLRLSSAQVPPLVLYALVCIGIVGLCEWSRAALNRDHRAALAEARARASARLDGIDFWRGLVLCTIFINHVPGNVLEAITHRNFGVSDSAEAFVFLSGVSLALAYGHRFRPGERAGVMVAMLRRVLKLYGVHVALSFAAIAIFSAGALYWRQPDLLMSHGRSLYVKDAWTCLIGIVSLGHQLGYFNILPLYMALILAVPALLWLARIDVTLMLVVSALLYALTRYTGWNLPNWPTQGGWFLNPLAWQFIMAIGLAAGLSLKQRGEIPVTAPLLLLAAIVVAIGFLMSPYGPGAARNWIGANGHLDTDKSVLGLTRLSHFLALAYLIYGLRISALCRRSVLFAPLATMGRHGLLIFALLSVFSALGQVLVTTVRTGVWFDIAFLGGGLVLLWFVAHLADTARPPRRPRPVAQPALAG, encoded by the coding sequence TTGATTGCTCAATTCGGGCAGCGTTTCAGTACGCCCGCGCAATATGCGCTGACCTGCCTCTTCGCCCTGCCTTGCTTCGCGCTGCGCCTGCAATGGCCCTGGCACAGCTTCTCCTTCTTCCTGTTCGCGCCGGCGGTGCTGCTGGGCGCGGCGCTGTTCGGCAAGGGCCCGGCGATCCTCGCCACGGTGCTGACGGCGGTGTTCACGGTCTTCTTCTGGATCGAGCCGATCTACACGCTGCGCCTGTCCTCGGCGCAGGTGCCGCCGCTGGTGCTCTACGCGCTGGTCTGCATCGGCATTGTCGGCCTGTGCGAATGGTCGCGCGCCGCGCTCAACCGCGACCACCGCGCCGCATTGGCGGAAGCCCGCGCCCGGGCCTCAGCCCGCCTCGACGGCATCGATTTCTGGCGCGGCCTGGTGCTCTGCACGATCTTCATCAACCACGTCCCCGGCAATGTGCTGGAGGCGATCACCCATCGCAATTTTGGCGTTTCGGATTCGGCCGAGGCCTTCGTGTTTCTCTCCGGCGTCTCGCTGGCGCTCGCCTATGGCCACCGCTTCCGCCCCGGCGAACGGGCCGGCGTGATGGTCGCCATGCTGCGGCGGGTGCTGAAGCTCTATGGCGTGCATGTCGCGCTTTCCTTCGCGGCGATCGCCATCTTTTCCGCCGGCGCGCTCTACTGGCGCCAGCCCGACCTGCTGATGTCGCATGGCCGCTCGCTTTATGTGAAGGATGCCTGGACCTGCCTGATCGGCATCGTCTCGCTCGGCCACCAGCTCGGCTATTTCAACATCCTGCCGCTCTACATGGCGCTGATCCTGGCGGTGCCGGCGCTGCTCTGGCTCGCCCGCATCGACGTCACGCTCATGCTGGTCGTCTCGGCGCTTCTCTATGCGCTCACCCGCTATACCGGCTGGAACCTGCCCAACTGGCCGACCCAGGGCGGCTGGTTCCTCAATCCGCTCGCCTGGCAGTTCATCATGGCGATCGGCCTTGCCGCCGGCCTGTCGCTGAAGCAGCGCGGCGAGATCCCCGTGACGGCGCCGCTGCTGCTGCTGGCCGCGATCGTCGTCGCCATCGGCTTCCTGATGTCGCCCTATGGCCCCGGCGCCGCGCGCAACTGGATCGGCGCCAACGGCCATCTCGATACCGACAAGTCGGTGCTCGGCCTGACCCGGCTCAGCCATTTCCTGGCGCTCGCCTATCTCATCTATGGCCTGCGCATCAGCGCCTTGTGCCGCCGCTCGGTCCTGTTCGCGCCGCTGGCGACGATGGGCCGGCACGGCCTGCTGATCTTCGCGCTGCTCTCGGTGTTTTCCGCGCTGGGCCAGGTGCTGGTCACGACGGTGCGCACCGGCGTCTGGTTCGACATCGCCTTCCTGGGCGGCGGCCTGGTCCTGCTCTGGTTCGTCGCCCATCTGGCCGATACCGCCCGCCCACCCCGCCGCCCCCGTCCCGTCGCCCAGCCGGCCCTGGCCGGGTAG
- a CDS encoding lactonase family protein: protein MAQEKTFLYIGGCNRPTPYFASANAPGISIFGFDPARATATPLGAQGGIENPTFLTAAPDGGTLYATSEVAEWNEGLISAYAIAPATGALSYINRQSTLGSITAYATLDRAARFVLIANYMGTPESERPNQSVAVFPRRADGGLDPVAASAAHAGRGPDAGRQDRSHAHCVLASPDNRYLVVSDLGIDRLVSYRFDAATGAIEKANETALPPGSGPRHFAFHPTKPFAYGINELGSTVASFSFDAENGTFLLLDIATTVPDAALATNHCSEIKLGPDGRFLYAANRGDDSLSIFTIGEDGTAMDRRTVPGGGKTPRHFAFSPDGRTLALANQDSDIVTLFGVNPDDGSLTHLGRDISVGTPTAICFVTVAG, encoded by the coding sequence GTGGCACAGGAAAAGACCTTTCTCTATATCGGTGGCTGCAACCGGCCGACGCCCTATTTCGCTTCGGCCAATGCGCCGGGCATCTCGATCTTCGGCTTCGACCCGGCAAGGGCTACGGCAACCCCGCTCGGCGCCCAGGGCGGCATCGAGAACCCTACCTTCCTGACCGCCGCGCCCGATGGCGGCACGCTCTATGCGACCAGCGAAGTGGCGGAATGGAACGAGGGGCTGATCAGCGCCTATGCCATCGCCCCCGCGACAGGGGCGCTCTCCTATATCAACCGCCAGTCGACGCTCGGAAGCATCACCGCCTATGCGACCCTCGACCGCGCGGCGCGCTTTGTCCTGATCGCCAATTACATGGGAACGCCGGAAAGCGAACGTCCGAACCAGTCCGTCGCCGTCTTCCCGCGCCGGGCCGATGGTGGGCTGGATCCGGTCGCTGCCTCGGCGGCGCATGCCGGTCGCGGGCCGGATGCCGGCCGGCAGGACCGCTCCCATGCGCATTGCGTGCTGGCTTCGCCGGACAACCGCTATCTCGTGGTCAGCGATCTCGGCATCGACCGGCTGGTCTCCTATCGCTTCGACGCCGCGACCGGCGCGATCGAGAAGGCAAACGAAACGGCACTGCCGCCCGGTTCCGGCCCGCGCCATTTCGCCTTCCATCCGACAAAACCCTTCGCCTATGGCATCAACGAGTTGGGTTCGACCGTCGCCTCCTTCAGCTTCGACGCCGAAAACGGCACATTCCTGCTGCTCGACATCGCCACGACGGTTCCCGACGCGGCGCTGGCGACCAATCATTGTTCGGAGATCAAGCTCGGCCCGGACGGGCGCTTCCTCTATGCCGCCAATCGCGGCGATGACAGCCTCTCGATCTTCACGATCGGCGAGGATGGCACCGCAATGGACCGAAGGACCGTGCCGGGCGGCGGCAAGACACCGCGCCATTTCGCCTTCTCGCCCGATGGCAGGACGCTGGCGCTGGCCAACCAGGACAGCGACATCGTCACCCTGTTCGGCGTCAATCCTGACGACGGCTCGCTGACCCATCTCGGCCGGGACATCTCGGTCGGCACCCCAACGGCTATCTGTTTTGTGACGGTGGCCGGCTGA